From a region of the Vicia villosa cultivar HV-30 ecotype Madison, WI unplaced genomic scaffold, Vvil1.0 ctg.000045F_1_1_1, whole genome shotgun sequence genome:
- the LOC131622854 gene encoding uncharacterized protein LOC131622854, whose translation MAQNTICDLCKEDSEDLEHLMFKCKATVPIWHELFEWMKIPLATNLDMDWIRRKSKGKGWPNVLVKAASTEIVYGIWMYRNSMIFGNKGSYRDIQSVIKSTIDSLVYRGWMKPKHRNHIVNILM comes from the coding sequence ATGGCACAGAATACTATTTGTGATCTTTGCAAAGAAGACTCTGAAGATCTTGAACACCTTATGTTCAAATGCAAGGCCACAGTCCCCATTTGGCATGAGTTGTTCGAGTGGATGAAGATACCGTTGGCTACGAATCTTGATATGGATTGGATTAGAAGGAAATCAAAAGGAAAAGGATGGCCTAATGTGCTTGTCAAGGCTGCTTCCACAGAAATTGTCTATGGTATATGGATGTATAGAAACTCCATGATTTTTGGAAATAAAGGGTCCTATAGGGATATTCAAAGTGTCATAAAGTCAACAATAGATTCTTTAGTCTATAGAGGGTGGATGAAACCCAAACATAGAAATCACATTGTTAATATTCTCATGTAA
- the LOC131622885 gene encoding uncharacterized protein LOC131622885, with amino-acid sequence MSINTESSPPPPVIGKIGSYTVFMTSPSTPKPSSSEPVTTTPHSPNINNGNNHAKILPPPPHIRNLVPSSKTLSYDSSSFVGFFKNAVNKVQTG; translated from the exons ATGTCTATCAACACCGAATCTTCACCACCACCGCCGGTCATCGGAAAAATTGGATCGTACACTGTTTTCATGACGTCGCCTTCAACCCCTAAACCCTCTTCTTCCGAACCTGTTACTACTACTCCTCATTCACCAAACATCAACAATGGTAACAATCATGCTAAGATCCTTCCTCCTCCACCTCATATTCGTAATCTTGTACCGTCTTCCAAAACCCTATCATATGATTCTTCTTCGTTTGTTGGATTTTTCAAGAACGCTGTTAACAAGGTTCAAACCG GCTAG
- the LOC131622922 gene encoding uncharacterized protein LOC131622922, giving the protein MEDSPAAYIHLVHRLIEECMLFNMSQEECMEALSKHANIKPVITSTVWKELEKENKEFFEAYLKNRVERASETETRQRIQNMVLDSSK; this is encoded by the exons ATGGAAGACTCTCCTGCTGCTTATATCCACTTG GTGCACCGTTTGATAGAAGAGTGTATGTTATTCAACATGAGCCAAGAAGAATGCATGGAAGCTCTTTCCAAGCATGCAAATATCAAACCAGTTATCACCTCCACCG TTTGGAAAGAGTTAGAGAAAGAGAATAAGGAGTTCTTTGAGGCATATTTGAAGAACAGAGTCGAGAGAGCTTCAGAGACAGAGACGAGGCAAAGGATACAAAACATGGTTTTGGATTCTTCTAAATAA
- the LOC131622884 gene encoding uncharacterized protein LOC131622884 — protein sequence MHGEKSNGNAESRYNRKYASNDDCTDTYDCDRVEEIAEALEEDLEDCPKIFERLVSDAEKPLYDGCSKFTRLSVVLKLYNIKADNGWSDKSFTELLALMKDMLPKDNVLPNRTYEAKKMLSSIGMSYDKIHACPNDCVLFRNEYATLNECPKCGAPRYKKKLSPAKVLWYFPIIPRFRRMYHSETDSRHLTWHADERIIDGKLRHPADSPQWMKVDTDYPEFGKEARNLRLSLSTDGMNPHEVSIILCL from the coding sequence atgcatggtgagaaaagtaacgggaatgctgagtcgaggtataataggaagtatgcttcaaacgacgattgcacagacacatacgattgcgatcgagtcgaagagattgcagaagcgcttgaagaagatcttgaggattgtcccaaaattttcgagaggttggtaagcgatgcagagaaaccgttgtatgatggttgttcaaaattcacaagattgtctgtggtgttaaagttgtacaacataaaggcggacaatggatggtcggataaaagtttcacagagttattagcccttatgaaagatatgctaccaaaggataatgttcttcccaatcgaacgtatgaagccaaaaagatgttgtcctctattggcatgagctatgataagatacatgcatgtccaaacgattgcgttttgtttcgaaacgagtatgcaacgttaaatgagtgtcctaaatgcggtgcccctcgatataagaaaaagttgtctcctgccaaagtcttatggtattttcctataattccgagatttagacgcatgtatcatagtgagaccgattcaagacacttgacttggcatgcagatgaaagaattattgatggaaagttgcgacatccggcagactcaccacaatggatgaaagttgatactgattatcctgaatttggaaaagaagcaagaaaccttcgcttgtcattgtctactgatggaatgaacccgcatgaagtaagtataatactgtgtctttaa